The Thermus caldifontis genome contains a region encoding:
- the alaS gene encoding alanine--tRNA ligase has protein sequence MRTAEIREKYLSFFEGKGHLRLPSFSLIPENDPSLLFTSAGMAPLKPYFLGAKPIFGGKEWRRITTCQKCLRVGDIENVGRTARHNTFFEMLGNFSFGDYFKKEAILWAWEFLTDPKWLGLDPDRLWVTVYEDDDEAYAIWRDLVGVPEERIGRFGEDENYWPGGAITHGPNGPSGPCSEIFFDRGPAFGTPDETGPNTGSGDRFVEIWNLVFTQYDRQGPIPGPGILKPLPQKNIDTGMGLYRVAAILQDVEDFYRTDTFYPIIERVALWSGKPYEGKASVSHRVIADHVRAVVAALSDGVTFSNTGRGYVIRRLLRRALRHGYLLGLQDPFLHRLAPVVAEVLGDFYPEMQANLPAVEKQIRLEEERFLETLEGGLRRLDTLLAGLKPGEVVPGAEAFRLYDTYGFPLDLTVEIAAERGFGVDTEGFKRAMEEQQERSRAAMAFEREIFKKSAQVLEELYAERGATEFLGYGTLEGEATVLALLAGDQSLEEAGPGTEVQVVLDRTPFYAEGGGQIGDFGHLEWPMGRARVETTLKTEKGIFLHRARVEEGTLRVGERVRAVVDPARRDTERHHTATHLLHAALRAVLGPHVRQAGSLVAPDRLRFDFTHPEPLKEEELERIELLVNRWIMADFPVTWRYLPLEEAKREGAMALFGEKYGEVVRVVRVEGSPLPGVESKELCGGTHVRRTGEIGAFLIQKEEAVSAGVRRLEAVAGEWAVRFARGGLNRIRALAERLSVGEAKLEERLEKLLQELKAKEKEVESLKARLVQAELKKEFALLEKGDLRYGVLELPGVDMAALRQAADDLVQRGADVALVLSGGQAVLKLSPRAQERGLEAGALFRALAERAGGRGGGKGALAQGGGLSPEKAREALPHLLP, from the coding sequence ATGCGCACGGCGGAGATCCGGGAAAAGTACCTGTCCTTCTTCGAGGGCAAGGGGCACCTGCGCCTGCCCTCCTTCAGCCTCATCCCCGAAAACGATCCCTCCTTGCTTTTCACCTCCGCAGGCATGGCCCCCCTAAAGCCCTACTTCCTGGGGGCCAAGCCCATCTTCGGGGGCAAGGAGTGGCGAAGGATCACCACCTGCCAGAAATGCCTCCGGGTTGGAGACATAGAGAACGTGGGGAGAACCGCCCGGCACAACACCTTCTTCGAGATGCTGGGCAACTTCTCCTTCGGGGACTACTTCAAGAAGGAGGCCATCCTTTGGGCCTGGGAGTTCCTCACCGACCCCAAGTGGCTGGGCCTGGATCCGGATCGGCTATGGGTCACGGTCTACGAGGACGACGACGAGGCCTACGCCATCTGGCGGGACCTGGTGGGGGTGCCTGAGGAAAGGATTGGCCGCTTTGGGGAGGACGAGAACTACTGGCCGGGCGGGGCCATCACCCATGGGCCCAATGGGCCTTCGGGCCCCTGTTCGGAGATCTTCTTTGACCGGGGCCCAGCCTTCGGCACCCCCGACGAGACGGGTCCCAACACGGGAAGCGGGGACCGGTTCGTGGAGATCTGGAACCTGGTCTTCACCCAGTACGACCGCCAAGGCCCCATTCCCGGCCCCGGCATCCTGAAGCCCTTGCCCCAGAAGAACATCGACACGGGCATGGGCCTGTACCGGGTGGCGGCCATCCTGCAGGACGTGGAGGACTTCTACCGCACGGACACCTTCTACCCCATCATCGAGCGGGTGGCCCTTTGGAGCGGTAAGCCCTACGAGGGGAAGGCATCCGTGAGCCACCGGGTGATCGCGGACCACGTCCGGGCGGTGGTGGCGGCCCTTTCCGATGGCGTGACCTTCTCCAACACCGGCCGGGGGTACGTGATCCGCCGCCTGCTTCGCCGGGCCTTGAGGCATGGCTACCTTTTGGGCCTGCAAGACCCCTTCCTCCACCGCCTGGCCCCGGTGGTGGCCGAGGTTCTGGGGGACTTCTACCCGGAGATGCAGGCCAACCTGCCTGCGGTGGAGAAGCAGATCCGCCTCGAGGAGGAACGCTTCCTGGAAACCCTGGAAGGGGGCCTCAGGCGTCTGGACACCCTGCTTGCGGGCCTCAAGCCGGGTGAGGTGGTGCCGGGGGCGGAGGCCTTCCGCCTTTACGACACCTACGGCTTCCCCCTGGACCTTACGGTGGAGATCGCCGCCGAGAGGGGCTTTGGCGTGGACACCGAGGGCTTCAAGCGGGCCATGGAGGAGCAACAGGAGCGCTCCCGGGCGGCCATGGCCTTTGAGCGGGAGATCTTCAAGAAAAGCGCCCAGGTGCTGGAGGAGCTCTATGCGGAAAGGGGGGCCACGGAGTTTCTGGGCTACGGGACCCTGGAAGGGGAGGCCACCGTCTTGGCCCTTTTGGCCGGGGACCAAAGCCTGGAGGAAGCGGGCCCTGGCACCGAGGTCCAGGTGGTTTTGGACCGGACCCCCTTCTATGCGGAAGGGGGTGGGCAGATCGGGGACTTTGGCCACCTGGAGTGGCCCATGGGCCGGGCCAGGGTGGAGACCACCCTTAAGACGGAAAAGGGGATCTTCCTGCACCGGGCCAGGGTGGAGGAGGGGACCTTGCGGGTGGGGGAAAGGGTGCGGGCGGTGGTGGACCCCGCCCGCCGGGATACGGAGCGCCACCACACCGCCACCCACCTCCTCCATGCGGCGTTGAGGGCGGTCCTGGGCCCCCATGTGCGCCAGGCGGGAAGCCTGGTGGCCCCGGACCGGCTGCGCTTTGACTTCACCCACCCCGAGCCCCTCAAGGAAGAGGAGCTGGAGCGGATTGAGCTTTTGGTGAACCGCTGGATCATGGCGGATTTCCCCGTCACCTGGCGCTATCTGCCCCTGGAGGAGGCCAAGCGGGAGGGGGCCATGGCCCTTTTCGGCGAGAAGTATGGGGAGGTGGTGCGGGTGGTGCGGGTGGAGGGAAGCCCTCTGCCCGGGGTGGAGTCCAAGGAGCTTTGCGGGGGCACCCACGTGCGGCGCACGGGGGAGATCGGGGCCTTCCTCATCCAGAAGGAGGAGGCGGTTTCCGCAGGGGTGAGGCGCCTGGAGGCGGTGGCCGGGGAGTGGGCGGTGCGCTTCGCCCGGGGTGGCCTCAACCGGATTAGGGCCTTGGCCGAGCGGCTTTCCGTGGGGGAGGCAAAGCTGGAGGAGCGCCTGGAAAAGCTCCTGCAGGAGCTCAAGGCCAAGGAGAAGGAGGTGGAAAGCCTCAAAGCACGCCTGGTGCAGGCGGAGCTTAAGAAGGAGTTCGCCCTCTTGGAGAAAGGGGATTTGCGCTACGGGGTGCTGGAGCTTCCCGGGGTGGACATGGCCGCCTTGCGCCAGGCGGCGGACGATCTGGTGCAACGGGGAGCGGATGTGGCCCTGGTCCTGAGCGGAGGCCAGGCGGTGCTCAAGCTTTCCCCCAGGGCCCAGGAAAGGGGCCTCGAGGCGGGGGCCCTCTTCCGGGCCCTCGCCGAGCGGGCTGGGGGCCGGGGGGGTGGGAAGGGGGCCTTGGCCCAAGGGGGTGGGCTATCCCCCGAGAAGGCGCGGGAGGCCCTTCCCCACCTCTTGCCCTAG
- a CDS encoding IS630 family transposase (programmed frameshift): protein MPAPIRIHLTPEEDRLLLQLSKDPGVHPKTRKWALMVRLAGTGWTAPRIARFLGLDPTGVRQVLRRFLREGLPGLAYRKPPGAKAKVTDALAEGQTHLRKQEEIRAFLRTCLAEERTWTISQLREAVWEQFGLWLGHNTLHRHLRGMGYVWKRTRYVPAGRPSPEEEAEFRRAEAEGKKGAEAGVMAVGYMDEAGFALSLPPAYTWVRRRESKGVPRVRGKGGRLNVLGHLVWDGEGWRLWYALCRGKVGGAEVRAYLDRVAEGLGKPLRLFWDHASFHRSKEVRGRVEDWGRRGLGLGYLPRYSPHWNPMETVWRRVKGYLLPRRHYRDLDELEKAVRLALQALGGVEVVF from the exons ATGCCTGCACCCATCCGTATCCATCTGACCCCTGAGGAGGACCGGCTTCTCCTGCAGCTGTCCAAGGACCCCGGCGTCCACCCCAAGACCCGCAAGTGGGCCCTGATGGTGCGCCTTGCGGGCACGGGGTGGACGGCACCCAGGATTGCCCGCTTCCTGGGCCTTGACCCCACGGGGGTGCGCCAGGTGTTGCGCCGCTTCCTCCGGGAAGGACTTCCAGGCCTGGCCTATCGCAAACCCCCAGGGGCCAAGGCCAAGGTGACGGATGCTTTGGCCGAAGGCCAAACACATTTGCGTAAGCAAGAGGAGATACGGGCCTTCCTGAGGACCTGCCTGGCGGAGGAGCGGACATGGACCATTTCCCAGCTGCGGGAGGCGGTGTGGGAGCAGTTTGGCCTGTGGTTGGGGCACAATACCCTTCACCGGCACCTGCGGGGCATGGGGTACGTGTGGAAGCGGACGCGGTACGTGCCGGCGGGCAGGCCCAGTCCCGAGGAGGAGGCGGAGTTCAGGAGGGCGGAGGCGGAGG GCAAAAAGGGGGCAGAGGCTGGGGTGATGGCGGTGGGGTACATGGACGAGGCGGGCTTTGCCCTTTCCCTTCCTCCGGCGTACACCTGGGTGCGGCGGCGGGAGAGCAAAGGGGTGCCACGGGTGCGGGGGAAAGGGGGTAGGCTGAACGTGCTGGGGCACCTGGTGTGGGACGGGGAGGGGTGGCGGCTTTGGTACGCCCTGTGCCGGGGGAAGGTGGGTGGGGCGGAGGTACGGGCCTACCTGGACCGGGTGGCGGAGGGGCTAGGAAAGCCTTTGCGACTCTTTTGGGACCATGCTTCCTTTCACCGGAGCAAGGAGGTGAGGGGTAGGGTGGAGGATTGGGGGAGGAGGGGGTTGGGGCTAGGGTACCTACCGCGGTACTCTCCGCACTGGAACCCCATGGAGACGGTGTGGCGGCGGGTGAAGGGGTATTTGCTGCCGAGGAGGCACTACCGGGACCTTGATGAGTTGGAAAAGGCGGTGCGGTTGGCCCTGCAGGCCCTAGGGGGAGTGGAGGTGGTTTTCTAA